CGCGATTCCTTGGTCTGCCCCGTGCCGTGGCAGGCGCGGCACGGAGAGGCGATGACCTGCCCTTCGCCGTGGCAGCGCGGGCATGTGCGGGACATGAAGAACGCACCGCCCCCGTGCGACACCTGGCCTTTGCCTTGGCATTGGGGACACGTCTCAGGGCGTGTGCCGGGCGCGGCGCCGGAGCCGCCGCACGCGCCACAGGAGACCCGGCGCCCAATGCGGATCGTCTTTGACGCGCCGAAGGCCGCGTCTCGCAGCGAAATATCGAGCACGACCTCGAGGTCCTCACCCGGCACAGGGCCGCGCGGCGCCGCGGCCCTGCGGCGGCCAAAGATGCCGCCGAACAGGTCCTCAAAGGCGTTGTGGAAACCGAAACCGCCCCCGCCGGCGAAATCGCCAAAGGGCGAGCCTCCGCCCGGGGGCGGCGCTCCCGCGAACGGGTTGTCAAGCAGGGCGTCATACTGCCTGCGTTTTTCCGGGTTTTTCAGTACATCGTAGGCCGCGTTTATCTCTTTCAGCTTTTCTTCCGCTGTCTTGTCGCCGCCCGTCTTGTCCGGGTGATATTTCTTGGCGAGCTTGAGATACGCCCTGCGGATCTCGTCCTGCGACGCGCTCCGCGGCACGCCGAGGAGTTCGTAATGACTTTTCTGGGCTGTAGCCGGCATGGGGTAACCCCACCTC
The nucleotide sequence above comes from Candidatus Hydrogenedentota bacterium. Encoded proteins:
- the dnaJ gene encoding molecular chaperone DnaJ codes for the protein MPATAQKSHYELLGVPRSASQDEIRRAYLKLAKKYHPDKTGGDKTAEEKLKEINAAYDVLKNPEKRRQYDALLDNPFAGAPPPGGGSPFGDFAGGGGFGFHNAFEDLFGGIFGRRRAAAPRGPVPGEDLEVVLDISLRDAAFGASKTIRIGRRVSCGACGGSGAAPGTRPETCPQCQGKGQVSHGGGAFFMSRTCPRCHGEGQVIASPCRACHGTGQTKESRTASVAIPAGAETGTRLRLAGQGNAGERGAPAGDLYVVTRVQDDPVFKQQGNDLVCEASLTFAQAALGATVRVPTLDGHADLKVPAGTQPGSMFRLRGLGMPSLTRGGKGDLLVHVQVRVPARLSREQRDLIERLGRLDG